Proteins from a genomic interval of Neisseria arctica:
- a CDS encoding beta-ketoacyl synthase chain length factor — translation MNRADTACCFSIKITQFRAVCPYFSDDEAWRLWGQEGRINLDVEYKPLLAFLPAMQRRRLGIAARLAFDAAWPLVEQYSNIPLVFVSHDGELNRSFELWLALLREGTVSPTSFGLSVHNALPGQWSMLRGDMSENTALSVCCDGLETALAEAYVLLGEGHSRVLVVVADDPLRKEYPVVATRAPFAYAMAMMVEEGNEYVFSMLPAAPKAKSDLPVYEGALDWLKFLHSDAEEHIQDYGIRRWLWQKK, via the coding sequence ATGAATCGGGCTGATACGGCGTGTTGTTTTTCTATAAAAATTACTCAGTTTCGTGCCGTTTGCCCTTATTTCTCGGATGATGAGGCATGGCGTTTATGGGGGCAAGAAGGGCGGATTAATCTTGATGTCGAGTATAAGCCGCTCCTTGCTTTCTTACCTGCAATGCAACGTCGCCGCCTCGGTATCGCAGCCCGTTTGGCTTTTGATGCGGCTTGGCCGCTGGTGGAACAATATTCCAATATTCCTTTGGTGTTTGTCTCTCACGATGGTGAGTTGAACCGCAGTTTCGAATTATGGCTGGCATTGTTGCGTGAAGGTACGGTTTCTCCTACCTCTTTCGGCTTGTCCGTACATAATGCCTTGCCAGGCCAATGGTCGATGCTGCGTGGTGATATGAGCGAAAATACCGCATTATCGGTATGTTGTGATGGCTTGGAAACAGCTTTGGCAGAAGCCTATGTACTGCTGGGTGAGGGGCATTCCCGAGTACTTGTTGTTGTGGCAGATGATCCGCTTAGGAAAGAATACCCGGTTGTGGCAACACGAGCCCCTTTTGCCTATGCGATGGCGATGATGGTGGAAGAAGGGAACGAATATGTTTTCAGTATGCTTCCGGCTGCACCAAAGGCAAAGAGCGATTTACCCGTATATGAAGGTGCCTTGGATTGGTTGAAATTCTTACATTCTGATGCCGAGGAGCATATACAGGATTACGGTATACGTCGTTGGTTGTGGCAGAAAAAATAA
- a CDS encoding phosphopantetheine-binding protein, whose product MNLENQIKQLIIDSLGLEDITVSDIETDMPLFGDEGLGLDSVDALELGLAVQKAFGFQMDGENQNLRDHFTSVKTLADFVRTQQAQ is encoded by the coding sequence ATGAATTTGGAAAATCAGATCAAACAATTAATTATTGACAGTTTAGGGCTTGAGGACATAACTGTTTCCGATATTGAAACCGATATGCCTTTGTTTGGCGACGAAGGGTTGGGGTTGGATTCAGTGGATGCTCTGGAGCTTGGTTTGGCAGTTCAAAAAGCATTCGGTTTTCAAATGGACGGAGAAAACCAAAATTTGCGCGATCATTTTACTAGTGTAAAAACCTTAGCAGACTTCGTGCGTACCCAACAGGCACAATAA
- a CDS encoding lysophospholipid acyltransferase family protein → MRYLDYSRRFLATLFGFVLFGVVGVLFKLVLLPYTLNSTRGQLKRQLQARRLVGGIWYFFVRYLLVSGVLSVKFNGLEKLGRPGQLVLANHPSLLDVVLLISHEPRMNCIVKKDLLNHLAMKSPILATGYIPNDESMEMLEEVDAVLKGGQSLLVFPEGTRTGWDGQVKLNRGAVSIGLRSATVITPVVIKMTPPNFKKGQPWYKIPSRKVHYEINVGEDIDPQSWLAEKPLPIAARRLNAYLQDYFIRETT, encoded by the coding sequence ATGAGGTATTTGGATTATAGCCGCCGTTTTTTGGCTACTTTGTTTGGATTCGTACTATTTGGAGTAGTGGGTGTTTTATTTAAATTGGTGCTGCTGCCATATACGTTGAATAGCACTCGTGGGCAGTTAAAACGTCAATTGCAAGCACGCAGGTTGGTAGGTGGTATTTGGTATTTTTTTGTACGTTACCTGCTTGTTTCCGGTGTGTTGAGCGTAAAGTTTAACGGCTTGGAAAAGCTAGGACGACCTGGGCAGTTGGTGTTGGCCAATCATCCTTCTTTATTGGATGTCGTCTTACTAATTAGCCACGAACCGCGTATGAACTGTATTGTTAAAAAGGATTTATTAAACCATCTGGCCATGAAGAGCCCGATTCTGGCAACCGGCTATATTCCGAACGATGAATCGATGGAAATGTTGGAAGAGGTTGATGCGGTTTTAAAAGGTGGGCAATCTTTGTTGGTTTTCCCGGAGGGAACGCGTACCGGCTGGGATGGGCAGGTTAAATTAAATCGGGGAGCGGTATCGATCGGTTTGCGTAGTGCTACAGTGATTACGCCGGTAGTCATAAAAATGACACCTCCTAATTTTAAAAAAGGCCAGCCATGGTATAAAATCCCATCCCGAAAAGTTCACTATGAGATTAATGTCGGTGAAGATATTGATCCGCAAAGCTGGCTTGCTGAAAAACCGTTACCGATTGCAGCCAGAAGGTTGAATGCTTATTTGCAAGATTATTTTATACGGGAAACAACATGA
- a CDS encoding sulfate ABC transporter substrate-binding protein, with amino-acid sequence MRTFRIATLLGIVVTLGACSPSSSNEAANEPSSQTTNGATASSQSVKLLNVSYDVARDFYKDYNPLFKKEYETKHSGSSIDIQQSHGGSSKQALAVANGLQADVVSMNQTSDIELLQDKGLVAQDWAGRLPNQSVPFTSTTVFLVRKGNPKQIRDWSDLTKDNLQIVIANPKTTGNGRYAFLGAYGYALKTNNGDESKANEFTRKLLANAPVFENGGRAATTTFTQRNIGDVLITFENEANHVSRVLAPNQFDIVYPSYTILSESPVAVVDSVVDKKGSRDAANEYLQYLWSKPAQELAAKLYLRPSDKEVLAAHKADFPDIETFRPNDKFGSWPEIMKKYFADGGLVDQLSPKQ; translated from the coding sequence ATCCGTACATTTAGGATTGCTACCTTATTGGGTATAGTAGTAACACTTGGTGCCTGCTCGCCCTCTAGCTCCAATGAGGCAGCTAACGAACCCTCCTCCCAAACTACCAATGGAGCCACAGCATCAAGCCAATCGGTCAAACTGCTGAATGTATCTTACGATGTAGCACGAGATTTCTACAAAGATTACAACCCTCTATTTAAAAAAGAGTATGAAACCAAACACAGCGGCAGCAGTATTGATATTCAGCAATCACACGGCGGTTCCAGCAAACAAGCTTTGGCGGTAGCCAACGGATTACAGGCTGACGTCGTCAGTATGAATCAAACTTCAGACATCGAATTACTACAAGACAAAGGTCTGGTGGCTCAAGATTGGGCAGGCCGGTTGCCAAACCAATCGGTACCCTTTACCAGCACAACCGTTTTTTTGGTACGCAAAGGCAACCCTAAACAAATCCGCGATTGGTCTGACTTAACCAAAGATAATCTTCAAATCGTTATTGCCAATCCCAAAACCACCGGCAACGGCCGCTATGCATTTTTAGGAGCATACGGCTATGCCCTGAAAACCAATAATGGTGATGAAAGCAAAGCCAATGAATTTACGCGTAAACTGTTGGCCAATGCTCCCGTTTTTGAAAACGGCGGTCGGGCGGCAACCACTACCTTTACCCAACGAAATATCGGTGACGTGCTGATTACTTTTGAAAATGAGGCAAATCATGTCAGCAGGGTATTAGCACCCAATCAGTTTGATATTGTTTATCCGAGCTACACGATTCTTTCCGAAAGCCCGGTAGCGGTAGTCGATAGTGTGGTGGATAAAAAAGGAAGCCGTGATGCGGCTAATGAATACCTGCAATATCTATGGAGCAAGCCGGCACAAGAGTTGGCAGCCAAGCTCTATCTACGCCCAAGTGATAAAGAAGTTTTGGCCGCCCACAAAGCAGATTTTCCCGATATAGAAACTTTCCGCCCGAATGATAAATTCGGCAGCTGGCCCGAAATTATGAAAAAATACTTTGCAGACGGCGGCCTTGTTGACCAACTCAGTCCAAAACAATAA